One Oceanotoga teriensis DNA segment encodes these proteins:
- a CDS encoding PTS sugar transporter subunit IIA: MEDINVLLVCGSGASSGFMAANIRKQIKKVITSIDEVDKIEKSDLLISIIPIFENIPKNTVIITPFINYKDIDMIKEKIEKIKINKKKIRLKRHLVKISNPKFFYRNLEFKNDKEALRFMTKIMEEEGYIEKSYYNEILERENRASTAFGHIAVPHSMRMNAKKTGIFILLNEKYPINWNGQLVKIVLLFAINEYEREIFYDVYDNLIVLLLEEENAYKLTECVTYKQFIKEIIRLIK; encoded by the coding sequence ATGGAAGATATAAATGTTTTATTAGTTTGTGGTTCTGGAGCATCCAGTGGATTTATGGCAGCTAATATAAGAAAGCAAATAAAAAAAGTTATAACATCAATAGATGAAGTTGACAAAATTGAAAAATCTGATTTATTAATTTCAATAATTCCAATATTTGAAAATATTCCTAAAAATACAGTTATTATAACTCCTTTTATAAATTATAAAGATATAGATATGATAAAAGAAAAAATAGAAAAAATTAAAATAAATAAAAAAAAGATAAGACTTAAAAGACATTTGGTAAAAATATCAAATCCAAAATTTTTTTATAGAAATTTAGAGTTTAAAAATGATAAAGAAGCTTTGAGATTTATGACGAAAATTATGGAAGAGGAAGGATATATAGAAAAATCTTATTACAATGAAATTTTAGAGAGAGAAAACAGAGCCTCAACAGCTTTTGGACATATAGCTGTTCCGCATTCAATGAGAATGAATGCAAAAAAAACAGGTATATTTATTTTATTAAATGAAAAATATCCTATTAACTGGAATGGACAATTAGTGAAAATAGTTTTACTTTTTGCTATTAATGAATATGAGAGAGAAATATTTTACGATGTTTATGATAATTTGATAGTATTATTGTTAGAGGAAGAAAATGCTTATAAATTAACAGAATGTGTTACATACAAACAATTTATAAAAGAAATAATAAGGTTGATAAAATAA
- a CDS encoding endonuclease/exonuclease/phosphatase family protein has product MNKESMFRIGSFNIRYQNEDDIGLTSWVVRKNKVLELIRFHDIDIIGLQEVLKDQLIFLKNGLKGYDYVGVGREDGEEEGEFGPIFFKKDKFILEDWGVFWLSETPEVKGSMGWDAACIRIVTWAKFKVIKTGDSFYFFNTHLDHVGKEAMEQGTYLLLDNIKNIANKFPVLLTGDFNNTPNSEVYKILTRKSENFVKDSRYMSINEHYGCDFSFHNFKILEIFENIQKGLISDFPLIDYIFIKNNVKVINHAILPDNWNGVYPSDHMPVIIDIEL; this is encoded by the coding sequence ATGAATAAAGAGTCTATGTTTAGGATAGGTAGTTTTAACATTCGATATCAGAATGAAGATGATATAGGTTTGACTTCATGGGTAGTTAGAAAAAATAAGGTTTTAGAACTTATTAGATTTCATGATATTGATATAATAGGCCTTCAAGAAGTTTTGAAAGATCAATTGATATTTTTAAAAAATGGTCTTAAAGGATATGATTATGTCGGAGTTGGAAGAGAAGATGGAGAAGAAGAAGGGGAGTTTGGACCAATATTTTTTAAAAAAGATAAATTTATACTCGAAGATTGGGGAGTTTTTTGGCTTTCGGAGACTCCTGAAGTTAAAGGCAGTATGGGATGGGATGCAGCTTGTATAAGAATAGTAACATGGGCAAAATTTAAAGTTATAAAAACAGGAGATAGTTTTTATTTTTTTAATACTCATCTCGATCATGTTGGGAAGGAAGCTATGGAACAAGGCACTTATCTTTTATTGGATAATATAAAAAATATTGCAAATAAATTTCCAGTTTTATTGACCGGAGATTTTAATAATACTCCTAACAGTGAGGTTTATAAAATTCTTACAAGAAAATCTGAAAATTTTGTCAAAGATTCGAGATATATGAGTATAAATGAACATTACGGTTGTGATTTTAGTTTTCATAATTTTAAAATTTTAGAGATATTTGAAAATATTCAAAAAGGACTCATAAGTGATTTTCCTCTCATTGATTATATATTTATAAAAAATAATGTTAAAGTTATAAATCATGCTATTTTGCCGGATAATTGGAATGGAGTATATCCTTCTGATCATATGCCAGTGATAATAGATATAGAACTTTAA
- a CDS encoding NifB/NifX family molybdenum-iron cluster-binding protein, translating into MRLVMPVLSDDSIKSNINENFSKSEYFAFVDLESESSRISVVENPHKDDEDEKVAKYIGENQTDVVIADSIGEDMCKLLAEFKIKVFYDAKGTVEEVVNQFIQMLMSQQSSCGGCSGCGDGEHEHEGGCCGSDEGGCCGH; encoded by the coding sequence ATGAGATTAGTAATGCCTGTTTTAAGTGATGATTCTATAAAATCAAATATAAATGAAAATTTTTCAAAATCAGAATATTTTGCTTTTGTTGACCTTGAGAGTGAGTCATCGAGAATAAGTGTTGTTGAAAATCCTCATAAAGATGATGAAGATGAAAAAGTAGCTAAATATATAGGTGAAAATCAAACAGATGTTGTAATTGCTGATTCTATAGGTGAAGATATGTGTAAACTATTAGCTGAATTTAAAATTAAGGTTTTTTATGATGCTAAAGGAACTGTTGAAGAGGTTGTTAATCAGTTTATTCAAATGTTGATGAGCCAACAAAGTAGTTGTGGTGGATGTTCTGGATGCGGTGATGGAGAACATGAACATGAAGGCGGATGTTGTGGTTCAGATGAAGGTGGATGTTGCGGACATTAA
- a CDS encoding NifB/NifX family molybdenum-iron cluster-binding protein yields MKKLAMPLLDDNGKDSVISEHFGHAPYFGYITLKDEGYDIDIQKNPLSEHAPGQIPGLMKENNVDVMVVRGIGSRAVEFFNQFDIEVYRGVSGNLKQIMEDYLSNNLEDDETYGCNHDHHH; encoded by the coding sequence ATGAAAAAATTAGCTATGCCTTTGTTGGATGATAATGGAAAAGATTCTGTTATTAGTGAACATTTTGGCCATGCTCCTTATTTTGGCTATATAACTTTAAAAGATGAAGGATATGATATAGATATTCAAAAAAACCCGTTGTCTGAACATGCACCTGGTCAAATTCCAGGACTTATGAAAGAAAATAATGTGGATGTTATGGTTGTGAGAGGAATTGGATCAAGAGCTGTTGAATTTTTTAATCAATTTGATATAGAAGTTTACAGAGGAGTGAGCGGTAATCTTAAACAAATAATGGAAGATTATTTAAGTAATAATCTTGAAGATGATGAAACTTATGGATGTAATCATGATCATCATCATTGA
- a CDS encoding ATP-binding protein: MKIAVLSGKGGVGKTLVSTNLTNILSKYTKIELLDCDVEEPNSNIFFNFEFNKKEKINLLVPEIDNQKCTKCGLCADSCQFGAINVFNHGVMVFNSLCHGCGVCSIVCPHEAISEKEKSIGTIEYGQKNNIYFGQGLLNIGEPSGVKIIRTLKKHSKNINLQILDAPPGASCSVVETLKNMNYAIIVTESTPFGFHDMKSVIEICQKMGLKMGIIINRYDKDYTEIEEYLNKNNIEILEKIPFSKEIALMYSKGELISQNDKYKIIFQNILNKIGVVQ, encoded by the coding sequence TTGAAAATTGCCGTTTTATCTGGTAAAGGTGGGGTTGGTAAAACTTTGGTTTCTACCAACCTTACCAATATTTTGTCTAAATATACCAAAATAGAACTTTTGGACTGCGATGTTGAAGAACCTAATTCAAATATTTTTTTTAATTTTGAATTCAATAAAAAAGAAAAAATAAATTTATTAGTCCCAGAAATAGATAATCAAAAATGTACAAAATGTGGTTTATGTGCAGATAGTTGTCAATTTGGAGCTATAAACGTTTTTAATCATGGAGTAATGGTATTCAATTCTTTATGCCATGGTTGTGGAGTATGTTCAATAGTATGTCCGCATGAAGCTATATCAGAAAAAGAAAAATCTATTGGAACTATTGAATATGGTCAAAAGAATAATATATACTTTGGTCAAGGGCTATTAAATATAGGAGAACCTTCTGGTGTAAAGATAATAAGAACTTTAAAAAAACATTCAAAAAATATAAATCTTCAAATACTTGATGCTCCTCCAGGTGCTTCATGTTCAGTTGTAGAAACATTAAAAAATATGAATTATGCAATAATAGTTACTGAATCTACTCCATTTGGATTTCATGATATGAAGTCTGTAATTGAAATATGTCAAAAAATGGGATTAAAAATGGGTATAATAATAAATAGATATGACAAAGATTACACCGAAATAGAAGAATATTTAAACAAAAATAATATAGAAATACTCGAAAAAATACCTTTTTCTAAAGAAATAGCTTTGATGTATTCAAAAGGTGAATTAATTTCACAAAACGATAAATACAAAATAATATTTCAAAATATTTTAAATAAGATAGGTGTTGTCCAATGA
- a CDS encoding ATP-binding protein: MKQISIVSGKGGTGKTTLSGALNFLFQNNTAADCDVDASNLYLLLNPKLKKQYDYYGGKKAFIEQDKCIKCGKCQTLCRFDAIDFINEEFKINEYSCEGCNLCVLKCPVKAIELIDNRAGEYYLSENKKMKVIHGSLEPGEETSGGLVAEIRKKAIEVSKEEKTDYIIIDGAPGMGCPATSSITGVNYVIIVTEPTKSGIHDLKRIIDTTKHFKREFGIVINRFDLNIQNTELIEKFCKDNGIKLLGNISFDETVLKATQKQKSIIEYDSKAKEDIINIFNNLMEEIS, encoded by the coding sequence ATGAAGCAAATATCTATTGTAAGTGGAAAAGGCGGAACTGGAAAAACTACATTGAGCGGTGCTTTGAATTTTTTATTTCAAAATAACACAGCAGCTGATTGTGATGTTGATGCTTCAAATTTATACTTACTTTTGAATCCAAAATTAAAAAAACAATATGATTACTATGGTGGAAAAAAAGCCTTCATTGAACAAGACAAATGTATAAAATGCGGAAAATGTCAAACATTATGTAGATTTGATGCTATTGATTTTATAAATGAAGAATTCAAAATAAATGAATATTCATGTGAAGGATGCAATTTATGTGTTCTAAAATGTCCTGTTAAAGCGATAGAATTAATAGATAATAGAGCGGGAGAATACTATTTATCTGAAAATAAAAAAATGAAAGTAATTCATGGTTCTTTAGAACCTGGAGAAGAAACCTCTGGAGGTCTTGTTGCAGAAATCAGAAAAAAAGCCATCGAAGTATCAAAAGAAGAAAAAACAGATTATATAATAATAGATGGAGCTCCTGGAATGGGATGCCCAGCAACCTCTTCAATAACAGGCGTAAACTATGTAATAATAGTTACAGAACCAACAAAGTCAGGTATTCATGATTTAAAAAGAATAATAGATACAACCAAACATTTTAAAAGAGAGTTTGGAATTGTTATAAACAGATTTGACCTAAACATTCAGAACACTGAACTAATAGAAAAATTTTGTAAAGATAATGGTATAAAACTTCTTGGCAATATATCATTTGATGAAACTGTTTTGAAAGCAACACAAAAACAAAAAAGTATAATCGAATATGATTCTAAAGCTAAAGAAGATATAATAAATATATTTAATAATTTAATGGAGGAAATATCATGA
- a CDS encoding NifB/NifX family molybdenum-iron cluster-binding protein, translating to MKIALCSKENKKESLVDDRFARSEYFVIFDDEKKDFNFIKNNSNTEHGAGPKAIQFLAEQNVNIIIAPPLGKNATMAAEGSKIQVYLQENKSIEENLKAFKENLLNKQ from the coding sequence ATGAAAATAGCTTTATGTTCAAAAGAAAATAAAAAAGAATCTTTAGTAGATGATAGATTTGCAAGATCTGAATACTTTGTAATATTTGATGATGAAAAAAAAGATTTTAATTTCATAAAAAATAATTCAAATACAGAACATGGTGCGGGACCAAAAGCAATACAATTTTTAGCAGAACAAAATGTAAATATAATAATAGCTCCACCACTTGGTAAAAATGCTACAATGGCAGCTGAAGGATCAAAAATACAAGTTTATTTACAAGAAAATAAAAGTATTGAAGAAAACTTAAAAGCGTTTAAAGAAAATTTATTAAATAAACAATAA
- a CDS encoding TIGR00266 family protein: MADIIDYKIVGDDMQLVEIELDPGEGVRAEAGAMMYMENDIMMQTNTGGGLFRGLKRMFTGESFFITNFVQNGSGKGHVAFGAPYPGKIVPLNLTDFNGTFICQKDSFLCAANGIEIEIELTKKIGTGLFGGEGFILQRLQGHGMAFIHAGGALVEKQLNAGEILKVDTGCIVGFSNSIHYDIEFIGGFKNALFGGEGMFLAKLSGPGTVYLQSLPFSRLADRIVAASGYSNRGEQRNSGTVAGDIIGGFFGGDREY; encoded by the coding sequence ATGGCTGATATTATAGACTATAAGATAGTTGGAGATGATATGCAACTCGTAGAAATAGAACTCGATCCTGGTGAAGGAGTAAGAGCAGAAGCGGGTGCAATGATGTATATGGAAAATGATATAATGATGCAAACAAACACAGGAGGAGGATTATTTAGAGGTTTAAAAAGAATGTTTACAGGCGAAAGTTTTTTCATAACCAACTTCGTACAAAATGGTTCTGGAAAAGGTCATGTAGCTTTTGGAGCCCCTTATCCTGGAAAAATAGTTCCTTTAAATCTTACAGATTTCAATGGTACTTTTATATGTCAAAAAGATAGTTTCTTATGTGCTGCAAATGGTATTGAAATAGAAATAGAATTAACAAAAAAAATAGGTACGGGTCTATTCGGTGGTGAAGGATTCATACTTCAAAGGTTACAAGGACATGGAATGGCTTTTATACATGCAGGTGGGGCTTTAGTAGAAAAACAATTAAATGCTGGAGAAATATTAAAAGTCGATACTGGATGTATAGTAGGATTTTCAAATTCAATCCATTATGATATAGAATTTATTGGTGGATTTAAAAATGCATTATTTGGTGGGGAAGGTATGTTTCTTGCAAAACTCTCTGGACCTGGAACTGTATATCTTCAAAGCTTGCCTTTTTCAAGACTTGCAGATAGAATAGTCGCTGCTTCAGGATATTCAAATAGAGGCGAACAAAGAAATTCTGGAACTGTTGCTGGAGACATAATAGGTGGATTTTTTGGTGGAGATAGAGAATATTAA
- a CDS encoding GntR family transcriptional regulator, with translation MIGIDKNSGVPLYKQVMDDLERKIINGVYKIGELIPPEPELMSAYNVSRITIRRAIDDLSKKGYLDKRPGKGTFVINKHISMGTQEKIKLKSFSQKMRDMNIELHTKILSFKRVKVDIKSFDKAIPTNSHYYLLKRQRSINKEIIMEFDTYVSCKYDLEDLLENPKSIVSLYEIFNDRNIVLRRSVDYMEAILGKDLPDMSFEIEDNIPLLKKTRVSYDVDGDMVEYTEIYYKPSKYIYSNEYIYIE, from the coding sequence ATGATAGGAATAGATAAGAATTCTGGGGTACCTTTATATAAGCAAGTTATGGATGATTTAGAGAGAAAGATAATAAATGGAGTTTATAAGATTGGTGAATTGATACCACCAGAACCAGAGTTGATGAGTGCTTATAATGTTAGTAGGATTACCATAAGGCGAGCAATTGATGATCTTTCTAAAAAGGGTTATCTTGATAAAAGACCTGGTAAAGGTACATTTGTTATAAATAAACATATAAGTATGGGAACACAAGAAAAAATAAAACTTAAAAGTTTTTCTCAAAAAATGAGAGATATGAATATAGAGCTTCATACTAAAATTTTGTCTTTTAAAAGAGTAAAAGTAGATATCAAATCTTTTGATAAAGCAATTCCAACTAATTCTCATTATTATCTTTTGAAAAGACAAAGAAGTATTAACAAAGAGATAATCATGGAATTTGATACATATGTATCTTGTAAATACGATTTGGAGGATTTACTTGAGAATCCAAAGTCTATAGTTTCTTTGTATGAAATTTTTAATGATAGAAATATAGTTTTGAGAAGATCTGTTGATTATATGGAGGCAATTTTAGGCAAAGATTTGCCAGATATGTCATTTGAAATAGAGGATAATATTCCTTTGCTAAAAAAAACAAGAGTTTCATATGATGTTGATGGGGATATGGTTGAATATACAGAAATTTATTATAAGCCTTCTAAATATATATACAGTAATGAATATATCTATATAGAATAA
- a CDS encoding MupG family TIM beta-alpha barrel fold protein: MIEFGVALYPDDISISHDIKYLEMVRKYNFSELFLCLFSAENLENSKRIINIAKEMGFFITADIHFDVFKDHGLNYEDISFIKEIGLDAIRLDKGFSGFEEAMMTYNDFGIFIDLNISSDYNIVEKVLNYRPRKSFLRASHNYYPKDFTGLSEEYYIKSTSFAKLNGLKTSGFIFSQNGDFSIKSSISKTPMLEMHRNFDIVTQAKHLINMELSDKIIIGNCYAKEDEIKKLSELEESILSFDIIPMKGISDKEKEYLEFPLYTCRGDNSVYTIRTLEARKKIKNICVKNNSYDINRGDIFIDNENSEGYEGELSIALKNIKNNGNMNVLARVKEEEIFMLKYLDSWKKFNFNFMKGNGDYDRNR, translated from the coding sequence ATGATAGAGTTTGGAGTTGCATTGTATCCTGATGATATTAGTATATCACATGATATAAAATATTTGGAAATGGTTAGAAAATATAATTTTTCAGAACTTTTTTTATGTTTATTTTCTGCAGAAAATCTTGAGAATTCTAAGAGAATTATAAATATAGCAAAAGAAATGGGTTTTTTTATAACAGCAGATATACATTTCGATGTTTTTAAAGACCATGGACTTAATTATGAAGATATTTCTTTCATCAAAGAAATTGGTTTGGATGCTATTAGATTAGATAAAGGTTTTAGTGGTTTTGAAGAAGCTATGATGACTTATAATGATTTTGGTATATTTATTGATTTGAATATAAGTAGTGATTATAATATAGTTGAAAAAGTTTTAAATTATAGACCAAGAAAAAGTTTTTTAAGGGCGTCACATAATTATTATCCAAAAGATTTTACTGGATTGTCAGAAGAATATTATATTAAAAGTACTTCTTTTGCAAAACTGAATGGGTTAAAAACTTCTGGGTTTATTTTTTCACAAAATGGAGATTTTTCAATAAAATCATCTATTTCTAAGACACCTATGCTTGAAATGCATAGAAATTTTGATATAGTAACTCAGGCTAAACATTTAATAAATATGGAATTAAGTGATAAAATTATAATAGGAAATTGTTATGCAAAAGAAGATGAAATAAAAAAATTATCAGAACTTGAAGAATCTATTTTAAGCTTTGATATAATACCGATGAAAGGAATAAGTGATAAAGAAAAGGAGTATTTAGAATTTCCATTGTATACTTGTCGTGGAGATAATTCTGTTTATACTATAAGAACTTTAGAAGCGAGGAAGAAGATTAAAAATATATGTGTTAAAAATAATTCTTATGATATAAACAGAGGTGATATTTTTATAGATAATGAGAATTCTGAAGGTTATGAAGGAGAACTTTCTATAGCTTTGAAAAATATTAAAAATAATGGAAATATGAATGTATTGGCAAGAGTTAAAGAAGAAGAAATTTTTATGTTAAAATATTTAGATTCTTGGAAAAAATTTAATTTTAATTTTATGAAAGGGAATGGAGATTATGATAGGAATAGATAA
- a CDS encoding BMP family lipoprotein, translating into MKKVFFILLSVLMLFLLVSCEKSDEKDGIKVAMITSQGGLGDKSWNDSGYQGLVKAKEGMDIETKVIEPKDAAEGEKFLNDLAQAGYDLIITMEYAHGDVLKEVAPKYKDTHFAIFNQVVDVPNVVSVVFGEHEGSFLAGALAALMTTDTSISRINSDKKIGFIGGIQSPGIDKFLVGYREGAKYIDKDIQVVVGYANSFGDPNKGKEIASSQINNGVDIIYSVAGGTGIGVFEEAENKNVYAIGVDTDQDYLKPGTILTSMLKRVDLSIYEIIKQLVDGKLQNNTVMTPALAQKGVSLTEMKYTKDDIPAKYLERLEEIKQDIINNKIKVTDITAK; encoded by the coding sequence ATGAAGAAAGTTTTTTTCATTTTATTATCCGTGTTAATGTTATTTTTATTAGTATCATGTGAAAAAAGCGACGAGAAAGATGGCATAAAAGTGGCTATGATAACAAGCCAAGGGGGACTCGGAGACAAATCATGGAATGACAGTGGTTATCAAGGATTAGTCAAAGCAAAAGAAGGTATGGACATAGAAACAAAAGTAATTGAACCAAAAGATGCTGCCGAAGGCGAAAAATTCTTAAATGATTTAGCTCAAGCTGGATACGATTTAATAATTACAATGGAATATGCTCATGGTGATGTTTTAAAAGAAGTTGCACCTAAATATAAAGACACACACTTTGCAATATTCAATCAAGTTGTAGATGTTCCAAATGTTGTATCGGTAGTTTTCGGAGAACATGAAGGTTCTTTCCTTGCTGGTGCTCTTGCAGCTTTAATGACTACAGATACATCAATTTCAAGAATAAATTCAGACAAAAAAATAGGTTTCATTGGTGGAATTCAATCACCTGGAATAGATAAATTTTTAGTTGGATATAGAGAAGGGGCAAAATACATAGATAAAGATATACAAGTAGTAGTAGGATATGCAAATAGTTTCGGAGATCCTAATAAGGGTAAAGAAATAGCTTCATCACAAATAAATAATGGAGTAGATATCATATATTCTGTTGCTGGTGGAACTGGTATAGGAGTTTTCGAAGAAGCTGAAAACAAAAATGTTTATGCTATAGGTGTTGACACAGATCAAGATTATTTAAAACCAGGAACAATTTTAACAAGTATGCTAAAAAGAGTAGATTTATCTATATATGAAATAATAAAACAACTTGTAGATGGGAAACTTCAAAATAATACTGTTATGACCCCTGCACTCGCACAAAAAGGTGTTTCTTTAACAGAAATGAAGTATACAAAAGATGATATTCCAGCAAAATATCTTGAAAGATTAGAAGAAATAAAACAAGATATAATAAATAATAAAATAAAGGTTACAGATATTACAGCAAAATAA
- a CDS encoding ABC transporter ATP-binding protein, whose amino-acid sequence MEMIINTQKLTKQFGDFFANKDIDLEIYKGDFHALVGENGAGKTTLMNMLYGLYTPSFGKIFIKGKEINIKNPKDAIKHGIGMVHQHFKLVESLSIFENIFLGNEITKNKMFINFEKEKKLVQNLIDEYGYSFSADTKIKDLSVGEKQKVEILKILYQNAEILILDEPTAVLTPQEVIELLNNLKKLQKKGKTIIIITHKLNEVKDFSDNITVLRKGKIVGKAKTSEVSIEDIAKMMVGREVILKVDKVKSEIGENIYSIENVSLKNKTRSLLENINIQVKKGEIVGIAGVEGNGQTELLGILSGIIKCSNGKITFKNKEITCEDPRKIRNHKIGIIPEDRYVDGLCSDMPIYKNMIAGYHYSYSSPKLHIFNWNDIKKHCETLKEKFDIRTNSIEDNVSCLSGGNAQKIIIARELSQNPELLIVSQPTRGVDVGSIEFIHSEIMNCKKKGMGILLFSSELSEIMNLSDRIIVMYKGKIIGELNSKEATKEKIGLMMSGLSEEVNHNDEKNI is encoded by the coding sequence ATGGAAATGATAATAAATACCCAAAAACTCACAAAACAATTTGGAGATTTTTTTGCAAATAAAGATATTGACCTTGAAATATATAAAGGTGATTTCCACGCTCTCGTTGGTGAAAACGGAGCGGGGAAAACCACCTTAATGAATATGCTTTATGGATTATACACTCCTTCTTTTGGAAAAATATTCATAAAAGGAAAAGAAATAAATATAAAAAATCCAAAAGATGCTATAAAACATGGAATAGGAATGGTTCATCAACATTTTAAATTAGTTGAAAGTTTATCAATCTTTGAAAATATTTTTCTTGGAAATGAAATAACAAAAAATAAAATGTTCATAAATTTTGAAAAAGAAAAAAAACTTGTTCAAAATTTAATAGATGAATATGGTTATTCATTCTCAGCAGATACTAAAATTAAAGACCTTTCTGTAGGTGAAAAACAAAAAGTTGAAATATTAAAAATATTATACCAAAATGCTGAAATATTAATACTCGATGAACCAACTGCCGTACTAACTCCACAAGAAGTAATAGAATTGCTGAACAACTTAAAAAAACTTCAAAAAAAAGGAAAAACAATAATAATAATAACTCATAAATTAAATGAAGTTAAAGATTTTTCAGACAATATAACAGTTTTAAGAAAAGGTAAAATAGTTGGAAAAGCAAAGACTTCTGAAGTAAGTATAGAAGATATTGCAAAAATGATGGTTGGTAGAGAGGTAATTTTAAAGGTTGATAAGGTTAAAAGTGAAATAGGAGAAAATATATATTCTATTGAAAATGTTTCATTAAAAAATAAAACAAGATCTCTTCTTGAAAATATAAACATACAAGTAAAAAAAGGTGAAATAGTTGGAATTGCTGGTGTTGAGGGTAATGGACAAACAGAATTACTCGGAATACTATCTGGAATAATAAAATGCTCAAATGGAAAAATAACTTTTAAAAATAAAGAAATAACATGTGAAGATCCGAGAAAAATAAGAAATCATAAAATAGGAATAATTCCAGAAGATAGATACGTAGATGGCTTATGTTCTGATATGCCGATATATAAAAATATGATTGCCGGATATCATTACTCTTATTCTTCACCAAAACTACATATTTTTAATTGGAATGATATAAAAAAGCACTGTGAAACTTTAAAAGAAAAATTCGATATAAGAACTAACTCAATTGAAGATAATGTGAGTTGTTTATCAGGTGGAAACGCTCAAAAAATAATAATAGCAAGAGAATTAAGTCAAAATCCAGAACTTTTAATAGTAAGTCAACCAACAAGAGGAGTAGATGTTGGTTCCATAGAATTCATTCACTCAGAAATAATGAACTGCAAAAAAAAGGGTATGGGAATTTTATTATTTTCTTCTGAATTATCTGAAATAATGAACTTAAGTGACAGAATTATAGTAATGTATAAAGGAAAAATAATAGGAGAACTAAACTCAAAAGAAGCCACAAAAGAAAAAATAGGATTAATGATGTCAGGACTAAGCGAGGAAGTGAATCATAATGATGAAAAAAATATTTAA